In Mesobacillus jeotgali, the genomic window AGCTGTAATGGCTGTTCTTTTTTTGTTTATAGAAATCCAATGGCATACGCTAGAACAATCAAAATGTGTATACTTAGGGAAGCTGTGATGATGTAGGAATTTCATCAGAGAAATTTTGAAAATCAACTGATATGTATGCCAGGAGTCTGGTCAACTTTTAACAGGTTTAAGTTAAAAAACTAAAAAGCAGTCAGAACATGAAGCAACTTTGGACAAGTTCAGAGGAAGAGGACGGAAAGCTGTCAGAAGATGAGACAACTTTGGACAGATTCAAAGGAATAGGGCGGAAAACTGTCCAAACATGAAGCAACTTTGGACAGGTTCAGAGGAATAGGACGGAAAGCTGTCAAAGGAGGAGGCAACTTTGGACAGGTTCAAAGGAATAGGGCGGAAAACTGTCCAAACATGAAGCAACTTTGGACAGGTTCAAAGGAATAGGGCGGAAAGCTGTCCAAACATGAGGCAACTTTGGACAGGTTCAAAGGAATAGGACGGAACGCTGTCCAAACATGAAGCAACTTTGGACAGGTTCAGAGGAATAGGGCGGAAAGCTGTCCAAACATGAAGCAACTTTGGACAGGTTCAAAGGAATAGGACGGAAAGCTGTCCAAACATGAAGCAACTTTGGACAGATTCAAAGGAATAGGACGTAAAGCTGTCCAAACATGAAGCAACTTTGGACAGGTTCAGAGGAATAGGACGGAAAGCTGTCAGAAGATGAGGCAACTTTGGACAGGTTCAAAGGAATAGGGCGGAAAGCTGTCCAAACATGAAGCAACTTTGGACAGGTTCAAAGGAATAGGGCGGATAGCTGTCCAAACATGAAGCAACTTTGGACAGGTTCAGAGGAATAGGATGGAAAGCTGTCAGAACATGAGATAACTTTAGATAAGTTTGAAGAAATCCATGAAATGGGATCGATGACTCAGACAACTTCCGAAGAGATCGATAAAAAGTTGAGCAAGTTTCTGAATACTTAAGTGTCCCTGATTTTAACAAAGCATCCCCAATGATTCGGATCCTAATGAAAAACCCTCTGAGATTCTCAGAGGGCTAAAACTCTTTAATTTTTCTTTTTCTTACCGAGAGATTGCAGCTGGCCCATTACCTTCGAACGTGACTTTTGGTCTCTTAGCAAGTATGCAGTACCTAGAGCGACAGTTGTCATCATCAGTTTTTTTCTATCCATATTAAAACCTCCTCGAAATTCAATGTCCATGTAAGTGAAATTCCCGATACCAGCTTATCTAAACATATTACGTGTTAGTGCCATGATTAAAATAGCTTCTAACCCCTGTTGTTATCACTTATTCGTGAGGTACTGGTAAATTAAGTAAGGCCCCTTTTTGATAGTTGATCGTAAAAATGTCTGAATCAATGGATAGTCTTCATTGGGCATCATTTTGATTAATTCACTCCACCACTCTGTCTCGTATCGGGCAATCATTCCTAGGTTATATAATACTAAATAATGTAAAAGGAGTTCTGGATATAAAAATAATTCTCCTTTATTTAATGGCAGGACAAATTGCTGTTCTTCCAGGTTGAATTTTATCGGAATGGGTTCAGCTGCGTTGGAAAGATTTGCTTCAAACCTAATGTAACCATTTGTTTCGTCGGTAAATGACACGGGGGTGGCAGACTTTGTTTGAAAAAACTCCTTGAAACGATTCTCAGTCATGTGAAAGTGGTCCAAAACGGAATTTGGCAGGGAGTAAACGGAATCTTTATTTGTCAGGACCTGAAAGTTTTGCTTGCCCCTTAGGTCTGCATATATGTTCGAAAGTTCCGGAATAAGTTCCATCACTTCGCCCATTGTTGCTTTTTCACCTTCCAATTGTTTCATGTGGAACATCTTTTCTGCCATAAGTGAAAACAAACCATTTTTCTGGAATTTCACTTCATCATCTGTAAAGCTATATTGTTGCTTTTTTCGTTTCCGGGTTGAAACACCGTGGGCGAGCACTGAAGTTGTTTCAGGATAATCAGGCTGGACTGTAAGGATGCATGCTTTTATAAGATGGACAAGACCGTAAAATAGCAAAATGGGCTGGATAGCCAGCGGCGATTTTTCTGCCTGTTCATAATAAAGCTTACCGTGTTCGAGATAATACATAAAGGGATAGCAATTTTCAAAGCTTTTCAGGTCTGGCTGATCAAGATTAAGTTTCCGATAGCATTTCTTCAGATAATCCTGTGAATATTCGGCTGAAAAAAAGAGTGTATAGCTATTCCATTCTTTGTAAGGCAAAGACACAATTAAAAACCTCCAAGTTAACTGAAAAATCTAACTAATAACAACGTCCTTGACAGTATTTTAACCAATTGATAACCTACAAATAATATTTTCTTAAAGGGGGGCATTTACTATGTGGGAAAGTAAGTTTGTAAAAGAAGGATTAACGTTTGATGATGTACTATTGGTGCCAGCAAAATCGGAGGTTTTACCAAAGGATGTCAGCCTCAAGGTCAACCTGACAGAGACTCTGAAATTGAATATACCGATTATCAGTGCCGGCATGGATACTGTAACGGAAGCTGAATTGGCGATTTCCATCGCTAGGCAAGGCGGATTGGGCATCATTCATAAAAACATGTCCATTGAACAGCAGGCAGACCAGGTTGATAAGGTTAAGCGCTCTGAAAGTGGAGTCATTACAGATCCTTTCTTTTTAACACCGGAGCATCAAGTTTTTGATGCTGAGCATCTAATGAGTAAATACAGGATTTCTGGTGTTCCGATCGTTAACAACGAGGAAGAGCAAAAACTTGTAGGGATCATTACGAATCGAGACATGCGTTTTATTCAGGATTACTCCATTAAAATCGAGGAAGTCATGACGAAAACAGACTTGGTTACAGCCTCTGTGGGTACAACCCTTAAAGAAGCCGAACAAATCCTTCAGCGCCATAAGATTGAAAAACTCCCACTAGTAAATGACGAAGGCGTATTGAAAGGTCTCATTACAATCAAAGATATTGAAAAAGTGATTGAGTTCCCGAATTCTTCTAAAGATGCAAAAGGCCGTTTAGTATGCGGTGCTGCAGTCGGCGTTACAGCTGATACGATGAAACGTGTGGAAATGCTGGTAAAGTCGCATGTTGACGTCATAGTTGTCGATACTGCACATGGGCATTCCAGGGGCGTCATTGAAACGGTGAAACAAATTCGTACAGCCTACCCGGAACTTAACATCATTGCCGGGAACGTAGCGACAGCAGAAGCGACAAAAGATTTGATTGAGGCTGGAGCAGATGTCGTCAAGGTTGGCATTGGTCCTGGTTCAATCTGTACAACAAGGGTTGTTGCCGGTGTCGGTGTACCGCAAATCACAGCTGTATATGATTGCGCTACAGAAGCACGCAAGCATGGCAAGGCCATCATCGCAGACGGAGGTATCAAATACTCCGGTGATATCGTAAAGGCACTGGCTGCCGGCGGACATGCTGTCATGCTTGGAAGCTTGCTCGCTGGTGTCACTGAGAGTCCGGGTGAAACAGAAATCTACCAGGGAAGACGCTTTAAAGTTTACCGTGGTATGGGCTCGGTTGGGGCGATGGAAAAAGGATCAAAGGACCGTTACTTCCAAGAAGATAACAAAAAATTTGTTCCCGAGGGCATTGAAGGAAGAATTCCTTACAAAGGGCCGCTTACAGACACAATCTATCAGCTTATCGGCGGTATCCGTTCTGGAATGGGATATTGCGGAACAGCAAACCTTGAACAACTAAGGGAAAATGCCCAGTTCATCAGGATGACAGGAGCAGGTTTGAGAGAGAGCCACCCTCATGATGTACAGATTACAAAGGAAGCGCCAAACTATTCAATGTCATAATTAAATACAAAGATAGCTGACAGGTACTAAGACTTTTATCCTGTCTAACAGCTGTTTTTTTCCTTATTTTACAATAGACAGAGTGACTATTCTCTGTCTATTTTTTTCATTTTTTTTATGTTAAACTATACGGGTGTGATTTTTCTGAGGGAAAAAAATGCAAGTTTAATAGATTAATTTGAAATTTGGAGGGAAAGTCGTCTTGAATCGTAAACAGAAACAGCTTTCAATGTTTTTTGCAGCATTCATTTTAACGATCACAACAATGTTTTCAGGATTTTCAATGGAAGCTGAAGCAGCAGAGGGACAGCTAGGAATTAATGCCGAAGCAGCTATGCTGATAGATGCCGAAACTGGAAGAGTATTATATGAGAAAAATTCTGATGTCGTCCTTGGTGTGGCTTCCATGTCAAAGATGATGACAGAATATATGGTTCTTGAAGCTGTTAAAAAAGGAAAGCTGAAATGGGATCAGAAAGTTAAAATCAACGAGTATGTCCATAAGCTGTCAGCTGCACCTGGCCTCTCGAATGTTGGATTAACTCAGGGTGAAGATTATACCGTAAAAGAATTATATGAAGCCATGGCCATCCATTCTGGAAATGCAGCAACAGTTGCACTTGCTGAGGTTCTATCTGGAACGGAGAAAAACCATGTTGAAAAAATGAACAAAAAAGCTGCCGAGCTGGGATTAAAGGATTTTAAATTCGTCAACTCTTCAGGATTGAATAACCGAGACCTGTTAGGACAACATCCTGCAGGCGGTCCAGAAGAAGAGAATGTCATGTCTGCCCGCTCAATGGCCAAGCTTGCATACCTTCTGTTGAAGGATTACCCGGAAGTTCTGGAAACCGCAAGTATGCCTGCATTGAAATTCCGCGATGGACGTGATTATAAGAACTTTAACTGGATGCTTCCAGGCCTCATTTACCAATATGAGGGCGTTGATGGTTTGAAGACAGGTTCTACTGACTTTGCTGGTTATGGTTTTACTGCTACAGCTATGAAAAACGGCCAAAGATTTATTTCTGTTGTCATGAAGGCAGACTCTAAGGACAGCCGTTTTGCAGAAACACGCAAGATTTTAGACTTTGGTTTCAGTAATTTCACTAAGGAAGAGCTTGTGAAAAAGAATTATCAGGTAAAAGGCAAGAAATCCCTTCCGGTAACGAAGGGAAAAGAAGATAGCGTTAAAATCCAATCTAAAAAAGCAATATCGATGACAATCAGAAATGGCGAAAAAGATGATTACGAACCAGTGCTTGTATTGGATAAGAAAAAGCTTAACGAAAATGGCGAGTTGACTGCCCCGATTAAAAAGGGCGAACAAGTCGGCTATATGACTGTTAAATCCAAAAAAGATGAAAATATCAGCTTCTTGACTGAAGAAGGACAAAAAGAAGTACAGGTGCCAGTAATTGCGTCTGAAGGTGTTGAAAAAGCAAATTGGTTCGTGCTTTCAATGCGCGGAATCGGCGGATTTTTTGGTGACTTATTCGGCGGAGTTGCTGACACTGTTAAAGGTTGGTTTTAAAATAGATTTGGTTTCCTGTCTTGACAGGAGACCTTTTTTATTGTTTATTTTCAATAGGGATATCTGTAATTCCGACTTAAAAAGTCCGATTTTTCTAGTTATTTTTAAACTTACATAGTATTCCTTTTACAGGACAAGGGGGAGAAAGAATGAAGACAGGTACTGATCGAGTTAAACGTGGTATGGCAGAAATGCAAAAGGGCGGCGTCATCATGGATGTTGTCAACGCTGAGCAGGCGAAAATAGCTGAAGAAGCTGGTGCAGTTGCCGTTATGGCATTGGAACGCGTTCCTTCAGATATCCGCGCAGCCGGCGGAGTAGCAAGAATGGCTGATCCTCGTATTGTTGAAGAAGTAATGGGTGCAGTCACAATTCCCGTTATGGCAAAAGCCAGGATTGGCCACATTGTTGAAGCCCGTGTGCTTGAAGCAATGGGCGTGGATTATATCGATGAAAGTGAAGTTCTCACTCCTGCAGATGAAGAATTCCACCTGAATAAAAGAGATTACACTGTTCCCTTCGTATGCGGATGCCGCGATCTAGGCGAAGCAGCCAGAAGAATCGGTGAAGGTGCATCAATGCTTCGCACAAAGGGCGAGCCTGGCACAGGTAATATCGTTGAGGCTGTACGTCATATTCGCAAAGTGAACGCTCAAGTTCGTAAAGTTGTGGCGATGGATTTGGATGAGCTTATGACAGAAGCAAAGCTGCTGGGAGCGCCATATGAGCTTTTGCTTGAAATCAAGCAGCTAGGACGCCTGCCAGTCGTTAACTTTGCAGCAGGGGGCGTTGCAACGCCAGCAGACGCTGCTTTAATGATGCAGTTGGGAGCCGATGGAGTATTCGTTGGCTCAGGTATCTTCAAATCTGAGAATCCAGCAAAGTTTGCGAAGGCAATTGTAGAAGCAACAACCCATTATCAGGATTACGAACTGATTGCGAATATTTCGAAGGGTCTTGGCGTTCCGATGAAGGGGATGGAAATTTCATCTTTAGCTCCTGAAGCACGAATGCAGGAGCGCGGCTGGTAAGGGGATCTCTATGGTGAAAATAGGAGTCCTTGGCCTTCAAGGAGCCGTCCGTGAGCATCTGTGGGCTATCGAGGCGTCAGGGGCAGAAGGCATTGTTGTTAAACGTCCAGAGCAGCTAGAAGAACTAGATGGCCTGATTATCCCTGGCGGTGAAAGCACCGCCATTCGCCGTTTGATTGATAAATATAGTTTTATGGAACATCTGAAGAAGTTTGCTGCTGATGGAAAGCCAATGTTCGGGACTTGTGCTGGCTTAATCCTGCTTGCAAATAATCTGGTTGACTACGATGAGCCACATATCGGAGTCATGGATGTAAAGGTGGAACGCAATTCATTTGGGCGCCAGCGTGAAAGCTTTGAAGCTGATATTGATATTGCCGGAGTCGGTGATAATTTCTCTGCCGTGTTTATCCGGGCACCGCATATCGTAGAAGCTGGAGAGGATGTTGAAGTGCTTGCTAAGCATAATGACAGGATCGTTGCGGCACGTGATGGCCAATTCCTCGGCTGTTCCTTCCATCCGGAATTGACAGATGACCACAGACTCATGAACTATTTTGTAAAAATGGTAGAAGAAACAAAGAGTAAAAATTTTGCATAAACTGCTTGCATGCTGAACATAATTGTAGTAAATTATGAATTAAAATTCGATAGTAAAAAGCTATGAGAGGGAAAAGTAGCTTGTATCCATTCCGAAGAGAGCCGGTGGTTGGTGCAAACCGGTGTCTGGAACAAATGAATCCGCCCTCGAGCAGAGTATGGAACGCCGTATTCGGCCAGTAAATACTCTCGGTAAAAACCGTTATTTTATGAGTGGGAAGCATTTTTGCTTTCAACTAGGGTGGCAACGCGGGTTAACTCTCGTCCCTTTTGGGGACGGGAGTTTTTTATTTTTCAAAGGCTTTTTGCTTAAGTAATGATCCGAAAAAAGGGAGGAAATTGCAGTGTTAGATGTTAAATATCTAAGAGCGAATTTTGAAGAAGTAAAACAAAAGCTGCAGCACCGTGGAGAAGACTTAACTGATTTTGGCAAGTTTGAGGATCTGGATGTGAAGCGCAGGGAATTAATTCTGGAGGCCGAGCAGCTGAAGAGCAGAAGAAATGAAGTATCTCAGCAGGTCGCGCAATTGAAGCGTGAAAAGCAGGATGCTGACCATCTTATTGCAGAAATGCGTGAGGTTGGTGATAAAATCAAGGTTTTAGATGATCAGCTGCGTGAGGTTGAGGAAGAACTTGAAAACCTGATGTTAAGCATCCCGAATATCCCGCATGAAAGTGTTCCGGTTGGAGAAACAGAAGACGATAATGTGGAAGTTCGCAAATGGGGCGAAGTCCGCAATTTCGATTTCGAGGCAAAACCACACTGGGAAATCGCCGATTATTTAAAAATCCTTGATTTTGAACGCGCTGGTAAAGTCACTGGCAGTCGTTTTGTATTCTACAAAGGCTTAGGTGCACGCCTGGAGCGCGCTTTGATGAGCTTTATGCTTGACCTTCATGTCGACGAACATGGCTACACCGAGGTACTTCCGCCATACATGGTCAATCGTGCAAGCATGACAGGAACTGGACAGCTTCCGAAGTTTGAAG contains:
- a CDS encoding serine hydrolase, with product MFFAAFILTITTMFSGFSMEAEAAEGQLGINAEAAMLIDAETGRVLYEKNSDVVLGVASMSKMMTEYMVLEAVKKGKLKWDQKVKINEYVHKLSAAPGLSNVGLTQGEDYTVKELYEAMAIHSGNAATVALAEVLSGTEKNHVEKMNKKAAELGLKDFKFVNSSGLNNRDLLGQHPAGGPEEENVMSARSMAKLAYLLLKDYPEVLETASMPALKFRDGRDYKNFNWMLPGLIYQYEGVDGLKTGSTDFAGYGFTATAMKNGQRFISVVMKADSKDSRFAETRKILDFGFSNFTKEELVKKNYQVKGKKSLPVTKGKEDSVKIQSKKAISMTIRNGEKDDYEPVLVLDKKKLNENGELTAPIKKGEQVGYMTVKSKKDENISFLTEEGQKEVQVPVIASEGVEKANWFVLSMRGIGGFFGDLFGGVADTVKGWF
- the guaB gene encoding IMP dehydrogenase, with translation MWESKFVKEGLTFDDVLLVPAKSEVLPKDVSLKVNLTETLKLNIPIISAGMDTVTEAELAISIARQGGLGIIHKNMSIEQQADQVDKVKRSESGVITDPFFLTPEHQVFDAEHLMSKYRISGVPIVNNEEEQKLVGIITNRDMRFIQDYSIKIEEVMTKTDLVTASVGTTLKEAEQILQRHKIEKLPLVNDEGVLKGLITIKDIEKVIEFPNSSKDAKGRLVCGAAVGVTADTMKRVEMLVKSHVDVIVVDTAHGHSRGVIETVKQIRTAYPELNIIAGNVATAEATKDLIEAGADVVKVGIGPGSICTTRVVAGVGVPQITAVYDCATEARKHGKAIIADGGIKYSGDIVKALAAGGHAVMLGSLLAGVTESPGETEIYQGRRFKVYRGMGSVGAMEKGSKDRYFQEDNKKFVPEGIEGRIPYKGPLTDTIYQLIGGIRSGMGYCGTANLEQLRENAQFIRMTGAGLRESHPHDVQITKEAPNYSMS
- the serS gene encoding serine--tRNA ligase → MLDVKYLRANFEEVKQKLQHRGEDLTDFGKFEDLDVKRRELILEAEQLKSRRNEVSQQVAQLKREKQDADHLIAEMREVGDKIKVLDDQLREVEEELENLMLSIPNIPHESVPVGETEDDNVEVRKWGEVRNFDFEAKPHWEIADYLKILDFERAGKVTGSRFVFYKGLGARLERALMSFMLDLHVDEHGYTEVLPPYMVNRASMTGTGQLPKFEEDAFRIESEDYFLIPTAEVPVTNMHRDEILSGEELPINYAAYSACFRSEAGSAGRDTRGLIRQHQFNKVELVKFVKPEDSYEELERLTGHAEKVLQLLGLPYRVLSMCSADLGFTAAKKYDIEVWIPSYGTYREISSCSNFEGFQARRANIRFRREPKAKPEHVHTLNGSGLAIGRTVAAILENYQQADGSVIIPEALRPYMGNRDVIAPK
- the pdxS gene encoding pyridoxal 5'-phosphate synthase lyase subunit PdxS, encoding MKTGTDRVKRGMAEMQKGGVIMDVVNAEQAKIAEEAGAVAVMALERVPSDIRAAGGVARMADPRIVEEVMGAVTIPVMAKARIGHIVEARVLEAMGVDYIDESEVLTPADEEFHLNKRDYTVPFVCGCRDLGEAARRIGEGASMLRTKGEPGTGNIVEAVRHIRKVNAQVRKVVAMDLDELMTEAKLLGAPYELLLEIKQLGRLPVVNFAAGGVATPADAALMMQLGADGVFVGSGIFKSENPAKFAKAIVEATTHYQDYELIANISKGLGVPMKGMEISSLAPEARMQERGW
- a CDS encoding YaaC family protein encodes the protein MSLPYKEWNSYTLFFSAEYSQDYLKKCYRKLNLDQPDLKSFENCYPFMYYLEHGKLYYEQAEKSPLAIQPILLFYGLVHLIKACILTVQPDYPETTSVLAHGVSTRKRKKQQYSFTDDEVKFQKNGLFSLMAEKMFHMKQLEGEKATMGEVMELIPELSNIYADLRGKQNFQVLTNKDSVYSLPNSVLDHFHMTENRFKEFFQTKSATPVSFTDETNGYIRFEANLSNAAEPIPIKFNLEEQQFVLPLNKGELFLYPELLLHYLVLYNLGMIARYETEWWSELIKMMPNEDYPLIQTFLRSTIKKGPYLIYQYLTNK
- the pdxT gene encoding pyridoxal 5'-phosphate synthase glutaminase subunit PdxT, yielding MKIGVLGLQGAVREHLWAIEASGAEGIVVKRPEQLEELDGLIIPGGESTAIRRLIDKYSFMEHLKKFAADGKPMFGTCAGLILLANNLVDYDEPHIGVMDVKVERNSFGRQRESFEADIDIAGVGDNFSAVFIRAPHIVEAGEDVEVLAKHNDRIVAARDGQFLGCSFHPELTDDHRLMNYFVKMVEETKSKNFA